The Candidatus Polarisedimenticolaceae bacterium genome has a window encoding:
- a CDS encoding ribosomal protein L16, whose protein sequence is AVVKPGRILFEMEGVDETTAREAMRLAAHKLPVKTKFVIRQPN, encoded by the coding sequence GCGGTCGTCAAGCCCGGCCGCATCCTCTTCGAGATGGAAGGGGTGGACGAGACGACGGCCCGCGAGGCCATGCGCCTGGCCGCCCACAAGCTGCCGGTGAAGACGAAGTTCGTCATCCGGCAGCCGAACTAG